CGTCGGGCGGGCCGTAACCACTATGCGACTAACAGCCCGATTCCCGGCCGATGAAGGTCACTGACGCGCTCGATGGGGCCCTCTCGACGCTGGTCGAGCGGCCCGCGGCGATCCTCCCCGCCTATTTCGTCGGCTACGGCGCCGGCACCGTCGCCCGAACGATCCCCCTGCTCGGGCTCTGTCTCGCCTACCTCCTATTGCTCGTTCAGGGTCGCCTCGCCCCCCTCGAGGACGCCCTCGCCGCGACCGACCCCGAGGCGCTCGGGGAGGCAGGGTCCCAGCCGGTCGATCCCGAAGCCATCCCGACCGAGCGCCTCGAGGAGGCGTTCGCGGGCCTCCTCACGCCAGGAGTGCTCGTCGTCGTCGGCGTCTCGGTCCTGCTCGGGCTGGCGATCTGGCTTTTGGTCGGCGCCGCCTTCCACGCCGGCCAGATCCACACCGTCTACGCCGCCCTCGGCGAGCGCTCGCCGGTCGAGGCCGGCGTCTCGGGGGCGATCGGGGATCTAAAGCCCTTCGTCGGCCTCGCACTGTTCGAGTACGGCCTCTACGCGCTGGTGACGGTCGTCTATGGTCTCGTGGTGTTCGTCGCGAGCGCGCTCTACGCCGCCGATCCCGGGCTCGGGCTCGTAATCGCTGTCGGGGCCGCGCTGTTGGCCCCGGTCTGGCTGCTCTCGGTGCTCGCGATCGCCGCCGTCTTCGTTTTCGCCCCACAGGCGGTGGTCGTCGACCGCGTCGGGACCGTCGACGGGGTCAGGCGGGGCGCGGGGTTCCTCCGGCGACGCCCCGGGGCGTTCGTGGCCTATCTCCTCGTCGCGCTCGGACTCACGGCCGCGGTCGGCGGGGCGACGGCGCTGTTTGCCGTCCTCGGTGTCTCGCAGGTCGCCAGCATCCTCACGCTGGTGTTCGTCACCCCCTTCCTCCACCTCCTGAAGACGGGGATCTACGCCGAGGGTGGGCGCGTCGAGACGCGTCCGCTGCTTTCGGCGGAGGGCCGCGGGCTACGGGCGCGCCTCGGGCAGGGCTGGGCGGCGAGCGCGGGGGCGTTTCGCTCGGCCGTCCTCTCGACGACGGGACTCGCGCTGACGGGGGTGTGTCTCCTGGTGTTCGGGCTCGGCACCCTCGGCGGGTATCTCGCGGTCGGGGAGTTCGCCCTCGGTATGGGCGAGGTCGGGGACCCGACAGCGGTCTTCGGCCCGTTCCCGGTCGATACCTTCGTCATGATCGCCGCGAACAACTGGCTGGTCGCGGTCGGCCAGACGTTCGCCGGTCTCGCCTTCGGGCTCCCGACGGTGGTCAACCTGCTGTTCAACGGCGCGATCGTCGGGCTGGTCGCCGGCCTCAGTACCGACCTGCCGGTCGTCGCGGCACTCGTCGTCCCGCACGCGCTGCTCGAGGTCCCGGCGCTCGCGGCCTCGGGCGCGCTCGGACTCCGGCTTGGCTATGCGAGCTGGCGGCGTGCCCGTGGAACCGTCGACGACGCGGCCCTCGCGAGCGAAATCCGGCTGGCCTTCTGGGCGCTCGTGGGTCTGGCTTCCGTCTTCGTCGTCGCCTCGTTCGTCGAGGCGTTCCTCACCCCACGTATCGCCGGGTGGTTTCTGTAGCTCCAGCCGAAACAGAGGGGTTGTGAACGCCACACACTCTAATTATCACGGACGATAGTTCGGTGAAACGATCGAGCGCTTCCGGCTCTGAAACGGCCGTCGATCCACGCGGTGCGTTCTCACACCCGATAGCGAGCGCGATCGGGGACCGAACGTCTCGGTACGACGGGGTACGTTTCGTGTGGAGCTACGGGACGACTCCGACGGTCAGCAGGGTCCCGTAGGTTCGGTAGCGTTCGACCATTTCGTCCCTGTCCTCCCAGTCGTCGGTCGGAAACGCGCTCTCGTCCGGGATCTCGACCTCGCGATCGGGGACGTTGTCCTGCTCGGCGACGTGAAAGCCCGCTTCTCGAAACGCCTCGCGGTACTCCGAGCACGACCAACGGGTCATCTCGACCGAAATGCGCTCTTGCCACTCGTGGGAGTGGACGTTCTCCTCGTAGTAGTTCACCGCACAGAAGAAGGTGCCGCCGGGCCGGACGATCCGGGCGAGTTCCGAGAGGGTGTGATGGGGGTCGCTCGCGTAGTAAAAGGCCTCCATCGAGAAGGCGTGATCGACGGAATCCGTCGCAAGCGGGAGCGAGTCGAAGTCCGCGAGCAGGAACGATATCGAGGGGTCATCGGTGTACGAGCGGGCGTTTCGGACCATTTCGGGCGAGCCGTCGAGCCCGTAGCCCCGGTCGGCGCCCTTCGTCTCCCGGAGCGCCCGCAGCGCGTAGCCCGACCCCGTTCCGAGGTCGAAGACGGTATCTCCTTCCTCGACGGGCATGCGGGCCAGCACGTGTTTGGCGGTGTGCCAGTGGCGATCCTCCATGCCTCGATCCCTCCCCTCGCTCGCCCAGTCGTCGAACTCCTCGCGAACGCTCATACGTGGTGGTCGGGCGGCGGGGGCAAAACCGGTTCGGAGTCCGACGGGGTGCGATCCACGTACGCTTAAGTCGATCCGTCGGGTGGCTGTGGTATGGACTACGCGCTGGCGATCGAAGGGGCACCCGAGACGGTTCCGGGCGGGACCGGGGTCCTCCTCCTCCATCCGAGCACCGGCGAGACCGACCGTATCGACACCGATTTCCTCGCGACCGACACCGACCACTTCCTGGTGATCTCGACACGAACCACCGCCCGCGAGGTCGAACAGAAACTCGAGTACTACGACGTCGACGAATCCCGGGCCGTCATCCTCGATACCCTCTCGGTCGAGCGGGGCTACTCGCGGCGAAGCGGCGAGAAGGTCCACTACGTCTCGGCCCCCCACGACCTCGACGGGATCGTCTCGCAGGCCCGGAACTTCCTCGAAACCCACGACGGGAAACTCCGCCTGACGGTCGACTCGGTCACCGAGCTCGCCTACTACGCGGACGAACAGGAGGTCTACGAGGCGATGGGCGAACTGCTCGACCTCCTCGCGGAGTACGATGCCGTCGGGCTCTTTCACCTCTCGAAGGAGGTCCACGACGAGGAGACGACCGAGAAGTACGTCGAGTTGTTCGACGGCACCGTCGACCTGACCGCCGACGGAAGCGTCAGGTGCGAGTTCTGACCGGGATTACTCGAGCGCGTCGAACGTCTTTTCGGCCCACCGGAGCGCGAACGCCGGGCCGTGCTCGCGATACGCTTCGGTATCGAGCGCGCCGAAGGGCGCAGGGAGGTCGAGGTCGTGTTTGATCGCGCTACAGGCCAGTTCCGTCGCCTCCGCGAAGTCGAGTTCGTTCCTCGCCACCAGCGAGGGGAGTTCCCCGACCCGGCCTTCGAGGCGCTCGCCCGCGTCGACCCACGCTTCGTACAGGGCGGGTTCCTCGTTCTCCCACTCCGCGAAGACCTCGCGGGTGAAAAGCCCGCGCCACCCCGCAAAGAGGGCCGTCGCGATCTGGTAGGTGGCGTTTGGGCCGAGCCCCGTCGCCAGCGCGAGTCGGGGGTATTCCTCGCCGAAGAAGCCGATGAACTGTTCGGGGAAGTCGAACCCGATCTCGACGAGCGACTCGGCGATCAGAAAGTCGACGAACGCCTCGGGAACGCCCTCGACGCGCGCTTTGACGAAACAGATCGGTGGGACGGTCTGTGTCGTCCACGCGACGCTGCCCGCCCCGGGAGTGACGACGACGAGGTCCGAGCCGACGTACCGCCGCGGGATCGCGGGGGCGTCCTCGGGGACCCACTCGTCGGAGTGGCTGACGGGCGTGATCTCCTCGGTGATCACGGCGAGATCGTCGAGCGCCTCGGGAGGCAGGGTCTCGAAGTCGCTCTCGCAGTCGACTACTAGCGTTCCGGGGGCGTGTTCTTCGCGCACGCGTGAGAGGGCGGGCGAGAGCGGCCGCTCAGCGAACATCAGACGAGAAACGCGTAGTACGCGACCAGCGCGAGCGATACGGCCGCCGCGATCGCAACCGTTCCCACGACGACTTTCGTAGCTTGACTCATACCGCTCGAATCGGCGGCCCGGCGTATAAAGGGTGAGCATCCGATCCTCACGCGATCCGAGACGACACCACCGCCCTTTCGGGTGGAACGAAACCCCGATCAGCCGGTTCGTCAGTGATTCTAGACGTGTTGCAGACGAAACGAACGGGTTCTCGGGCGTGTGGAGGTCGGTTGGTTGTCAGTTCTCGGGGCCGCGCCGGAACGACTCGGGGACCTCGATGACGTACCGGCCGTTCTCCTGGAGGGCGATGATGAACTCCTCGCGCTTGTAGAGTTCCATCAAGTTGAGTTCGTACTGGCCGTGGTCGACGATCCGGATGCTCTCGAACTGGTCGTTCAGCTCCTCGCGGAGCTGTGAGAGGTCGGGTGTGTCCTCGGAAGCGGGTTCGCTCGTGGCCTCGGACAGTTCGTCGGCGTCGACGACCGACGACCGGGCATCGGCCTGCGCGCGGTCCTCGCGGTCGGGGCCGTCGGTCGACGTCGGCTGCTCGGCCGGCGAGTCGGGAGCCAGATCGGGCTCGGGATCCGACTCGTCGGCCTGCTTTGCCCCCTCGGGAAGGAACTGGAACTTGTTGCCACCACACTCCGGACAGCCCGATAGCATCTCCTTGGAGCCGTCCTCGAAAGAGTGACCACACTCGGTACACTGGTGGGGCACGGTTATCGCCGGGAGACGAGCGCGCTGATGAGCGACTCGTCCTTGTGGAGGGTCTCGATCTGGTTCGCGGGCCCGATGACGGTGAGCTTCTTGGTCTCCTCCTTGCCCATCAACCGTCCGAGGAAGCCGCCTCCGCCGGTCTGGGACTTGGGGTAGGTCTCGATCTCGATGCCGTTGAACCCGTCGGGGTTGATCTCGCTCATCGTTACCTCGATGAGTTTCGACTCCTCCTCGGGGGTCAGGCCCTCCTCGAGGATGACGATGTTTCCCTCGTGGACGCCGTCGAGGATCATCCGGATCTTCTCCATGCTCGCGAGTTCGTCCATGCGCTCGCCGCTGATGAGGTCGATCTGCACCCCATTGTCGTCCGAACCGGTTATTTCGGCCATCGTATCACCCGAAGTACTCCGCGATCTTGTCGTACACTTCGTCCATGTTCTGTCCTTCGAGCGCCGAGAGCTCGACCGTTGCGTGCTGGGGGAAGGCGTTCTCGATGCGTTTGACGTTCGACCCCTCCAAGTCGATCTTGTTGGCGAAAATAAGGACCGGCAGGTTCTGGCTCTCGATGATCCCCACGAGCATCGTGTTGACCTGTGTGAAGGGGTCCTCCGTCGAATCGAGCACGTAGATGACGCCGTCGACGTCCTCGCGAAGCCAGTGCATCGCCTCGGCGACGCCTTCCGTGGCCTCGCGGGAGCGCCGGACGGCGTCGTCCTCTTCCATGTCGTACTCGAGGAACTCGTTGTAGTCGACTTTCGTCGTCACCCCGGGCGTGTCGACGATGTCGATCGAGACCGACTGCCCGTTTCGCTTGATCTCGACGTTCTCCTTGCGGCGGGCACGCCGGGTCTCGTGGGGTACGTGACTCTCCGGGCCGACGGCGTCCCCGGTCCAGTCGCGAGCGATTCGATTGGCGAGCGTCGTCTTTCCCGCGTTTGGAGGGCCGTAGATACCGATCCGCTTCTGGGTATCGGTAGCGAAGAGCCG
The DNA window shown above is from Halalkalicoccus jeotgali B3 and carries:
- a CDS encoding stage II sporulation protein M; the protein is MKVTDALDGALSTLVERPAAILPAYFVGYGAGTVARTIPLLGLCLAYLLLLVQGRLAPLEDALAATDPEALGEAGSQPVDPEAIPTERLEEAFAGLLTPGVLVVVGVSVLLGLAIWLLVGAAFHAGQIHTVYAALGERSPVEAGVSGAIGDLKPFVGLALFEYGLYALVTVVYGLVVFVASALYAADPGLGLVIAVGAALLAPVWLLSVLAIAAVFVFAPQAVVVDRVGTVDGVRRGAGFLRRRPGAFVAYLLVALGLTAAVGGATALFAVLGVSQVASILTLVFVTPFLHLLKTGIYAEGGRVETRPLLSAEGRGLRARLGQGWAASAGAFRSAVLSTTGLALTGVCLLVFGLGTLGGYLAVGEFALGMGEVGDPTAVFGPFPVDTFVMIAANNWLVAVGQTFAGLAFGLPTVVNLLFNGAIVGLVAGLSTDLPVVAALVVPHALLEVPALAASGALGLRLGYASWRRARGTVDDAALASEIRLAFWALVGLASVFVVASFVEAFLTPRIAGWFL
- a CDS encoding class I SAM-dependent methyltransferase; protein product: MSVREEFDDWASEGRDRGMEDRHWHTAKHVLARMPVEEGDTVFDLGTGSGYALRALRETKGADRGYGLDGSPEMVRNARSYTDDPSISFLLADFDSLPLATDSVDHAFSMEAFYYASDPHHTLSELARIVRPGGTFFCAVNYYEENVHSHEWQERISVEMTRWSCSEYREAFREAGFHVAEQDNVPDREVEIPDESAFPTDDWEDRDEMVERYRTYGTLLTVGVVP
- a CDS encoding DUF7090 family protein — encoded protein: MDYALAIEGAPETVPGGTGVLLLHPSTGETDRIDTDFLATDTDHFLVISTRTTAREVEQKLEYYDVDESRAVILDTLSVERGYSRRSGEKVHYVSAPHDLDGIVSQARNFLETHDGKLRLTVDSVTELAYYADEQEVYEAMGELLDLLAEYDAVGLFHLSKEVHDEETTEKYVELFDGTVDLTADGSVRCEF
- a CDS encoding DUF7089 family protein, whose protein sequence is MFAERPLSPALSRVREEHAPGTLVVDCESDFETLPPEALDDLAVITEEITPVSHSDEWVPEDAPAIPRRYVGSDLVVVTPGAGSVAWTTQTVPPICFVKARVEGVPEAFVDFLIAESLVEIGFDFPEQFIGFFGEEYPRLALATGLGPNATYQIATALFAGWRGLFTREVFAEWENEEPALYEAWVDAGERLEGRVGELPSLVARNELDFAEATELACSAIKHDLDLPAPFGALDTEAYREHGPAFALRWAEKTFDALE
- a CDS encoding Zn-ribbon domain-containing protein, coding for MPHQCTECGHSFEDGSKEMLSGCPECGGNKFQFLPEGAKQADESDPEPDLAPDSPAEQPTSTDGPDREDRAQADARSSVVDADELSEATSEPASEDTPDLSQLREELNDQFESIRIVDHGQYELNLMELYKREEFIIALQENGRYVIEVPESFRRGPEN
- a CDS encoding DUF2073 domain-containing protein, producing the protein MAEITGSDDNGVQIDLISGERMDELASMEKIRMILDGVHEGNIVILEEGLTPEEESKLIEVTMSEINPDGFNGIEIETYPKSQTGGGGFLGRLMGKEETKKLTVIGPANQIETLHKDESLISALVSRR
- a CDS encoding Era-like GTP-binding protein; the encoded protein is MGLFTDIKDSISRAADRLFATDTQKRIGIYGPPNAGKTTLANRIARDWTGDAVGPESHVPHETRRARRKENVEIKRNGQSVSIDIVDTPGVTTKVDYNEFLEYDMEEDDAVRRSREATEGVAEAMHWLREDVDGVIYVLDSTEDPFTQVNTMLVGIIESQNLPVLIFANKIDLEGSNVKRIENAFPQHATVELSALEGQNMDEVYDKIAEYFG